A window of the Equus przewalskii isolate Varuska chromosome 10, EquPr2, whole genome shotgun sequence genome harbors these coding sequences:
- the BAHCC1 gene encoding BAH and coiled-coil domain-containing protein 1 isoform X2 — protein sequence MDGRDFAPPPHLLSDRGSLGHRSAAAAARLAPAGPAAQPPAHFQPGKYFPSPLPMASHTASSRLMGNSPASSFMGSFLTGSLGSAASAHPSGPAPSPSEQAYRGPHPTASQIWFSHSHEAPGYPRFSGSLASTFLPMSHLDHHGNSNVLYGQHRFYGTQKDNFYLRNLPPQPTLLPANHNFPGVARAAPGHPIGSCSRDRGEASPLQKGAKEFDHFVMGKELGREKAGKAAEGKERPVAEDDGGKERHKLVLPVPADGHCKEGTAAPRGTCEGRPKHLASCLLNTKVLNGDMGKSALASCAGGVLARSSMGMAASGRCTKEAAGPAEPGPAFSECLERRQMLHHAVSYTVPSGLPAGPPPPLSTATGSFPCLQLHGSPDGLCPLQDKVPRDLKASGPTFVPSVGHLADKSRPFQAAEACAVAGEGKDRHLDGAVAPDHTTPFGVSYAHLKAEGKGERRPGGFEAALNPRLKGLEYLNSAGPEAPFPGLPKGSLDKGGYFELPAPSQDCARPVHQDPLGGKVTQACCTLDKTASKEAPVGPPGAQKVARIRHQQHLVAPEVEPGASGVEAKRKSLELASLGYGGPHLPPWSVQSSQGTAMAISEERKGGAYLDPFGGGLQQAALLSQDLPTPPDEVSAMKSLLKYSSHALVVGQKVPFVGLGGLKASCAQQDVKFPASKGPGQAPGEVERPDCARSREHDAPHGDGEVRQPPVGIAVALARQKDTVSRPETAYGASTGRQGRAAPTFKAGGGPRATHTLDLEAEEERARLCEDRLGLSGRELLLQDNKDLVEFTRIHPSGSCPGDLAPHLMIGSSSSLQSSQLGGDPAPHPHPAHPPWLPRTRSPSLWMGGHSYGLGHPALHQNLPPGFPASVPGSMPSVFPLSQDAPAQLVILPSEPTPHPAPHALADVMDQASLWPPMYGSRGPASHMQHPGQLPVYSRSQFLRQQELYALQQQQQQQQQQQQQQQQQQQQQQRAAQALELQRAAQFQRKPEDHHLELEEPAQEKALKSTHKPVALTPSAKGAPSPATAGPAKLPPCCHSPAPQPPASCPTPPPRPSAPCTLSLCPTGSPGPGSKLSSTEDKSGEARRPGADLSALEPDLPPGCTCPVAGSGCSLPPNVHSSDLSDPKTMQTATPGAQPEPTRTFPPREPPPRSPPSLEEPGLPSGAREATQDLATTPYPAEQGPPGKAADPSPLEGLRELQFGPFLRGGGPEARGQANSTQGGAREERTTEEGREEREQGPSSGAGPQALEQQAGSPGALDKAKPGERQAPGEAEPAAKAEAKFQEDELEEEEEDWGSIPDSRHLPRTLLGLDALVAATIDLGDLPAVGLLDPQPCTVPGPPSTAPLPHSSGIHGIALLSELADLEIQQRRSEPALPEEEDVLAFNLQRLATLASAWSLVEAAGLDSPASSAQPLAADPRRAPTLTPRMQILQRKDTWTPKTKPVCPLKAAIDRLDTQEVEMRMQLAELQRRYKEKQRELARLQRRHDHEREESSRSPARRGPGRPRKRKYSSLLPALRASGPLPRGDGKKVKAMRSSLSLLCAELRGGSDEPTKKRSRLEKGVRVSLQPAPVEKVRCKKSSSQGELVSAVAHKVAQLKPKVKNKGLPTTLSPFRRKEAAPGGRIRKKLSRAQSTTVSGAARHPQPDGDGSRETPKFPAQPAEATALEAGNGYDSETCEGLLGTEAPPKEPGLALHAGASVAALGPSPSSVVKMEANQKAKKKKERQGLLGACRLSSPESEVKIKRRAVKAKVGTKLERAPGRRPPGAPGKKKAKGKAKGGLRAEPGSTPSRDALFSPTRAFTCREEGSKLASERLKRATRKSTMLQPGLRRKNGALSIALSPRNAKAILGRGRKVAKVKNKASGKQGKGRAVSRLLESFAVEDDFEFDDSSSFSEEEEEDEEGPSGPLSAEQSAALARSCTIHKEDLQDGLAVLIPKEDSLLYAGSVRTLQPPDIYSIVIEGERGNRQRIYSLEQLLQEAVLDVRPQSSRYLPPGTRVCAYWSQKSRCLYPGNVVRGASSDEEEDLDSVVVEFDDGDTGHIAVSNIRLLPPDFKIQCTEPSPALLVSSSCRRTKKTSCEAPPPSEATAPNLSPKAHDSPEASKTPGKKSISKDKAGKAELLTSGAKPPSGASDHFLARRGSPLLSWSAVAQTKRKAVAAATAGGKGPGVLQNLFQLNGSAKKLRAREALFPVHSVATPVFGNGFRADSFSSLASSYAPFVGAGGPGLPGGAHKLLRAKKAERAEAEKGGRRRAGGEFLVKLDHEGVTSPKNKNCKALLVGDKDLGPKLGRPLPSPGYAHPALVGKDRKGRAPVHPLPVGLALRKFTGQAEYTLPCDSDCHSSYSDEEEDEPGLAPGVPSRFLARLSVSSSSSGSSTSSSSGSLSTSSLCSSDDEGSSYSSDDEDPALLLQTCLTHPVPALLAQPEALRAKGSGPHAHAQRCFLSRAAVASGGAGPSGSKSKLKRKEAMSFSKAKELSRRQRLPSVENRPKISAFLPARQLWKWSGSPTQRRGMKGKARKLFYKAIVRGKETLRVGDCAVFLSAGRPHLPYVGRIESMWESWGSNMVVRVKWFYHPEETKLGKRQSDGKNALYQSCHEDENDVQTISHKCQVVGREQYEQMTRSRKYQDRRDLYYLAGTYDPTTGRLVTADGVPILC from the exons CTCGCACGAAG CTCCAGGGTACCCCAGATTTTCGGGGAGTCTGGCATCCACCTTCCTACCCATGAGCCACTTGGATCACCATGGAAACAGCAATGTTCTCTATGGGCAACATCGTTTCTATGGAACCCAAAAAG ATAACTTCTACCTGCGCAACCTGCCCCCCCAGCCCACGCTCCTCCCTGCCAACCACAACTTCCCCGGCGTGGCCCGGGCTGCCCCTGGCCACCCCATTGGCTCCTGCAGCCGAGACCGGGGCgaggccagccccctgcagaAGGGCGCCAAGGAGTTTGACCACTTCGTCATGGGCAAagagctgggcagagagaaggCTGGCAAGGCAGCAGAGGGCAAGGAGCGGCCAGTCGCAGAGGACGACGGCGGCAAGGAGCGCCACAAGCTGGTGCTGCCCGTGCCGGCTGACGGGCACTGCAAAGAGGGCACTGCCGCACCCCGGGGCACCTGCGAGGGCCGCCCCAAGCACCTGGCCTCCTGCCTGCTCAACACCAAGGTGCTCAACGGCGACATGGGCAAGTCTGCCCTGGCCAGCTGTGCAGGGGGCGTGCTGGCGAGGTCCAGCATGGGCATGGCAGCCTCGGGCCGCTGCACCAAGGAGGCGGCGGGCCCCGCGGAGCCCGGGCCGGCCTTCAGCGAGTGCCTGGAGCGGCGGCAAATGCTGCACCACGCCGTATCCTACACTGTGCCGTCTGGCCTGCCCGCTGGGCCGCCCCCGCCCCTCAGCACAGCCACCGGCTCCTTCCCCTGCCTGCAGCTGCATGGCAGCCCAGATGGGCTCTGCCCACTGCAGGACAAAGTCCCCCGGGACCTGAAGGCCAGCGGGCCCACCTTCGTGCCTTCTGTGGGACACCTGGCCGACAAGAGCCGCCCCTTCCAGGCGGCCGAGGCCTGTGCCGTGGCAGGTGAGGGCAAAGATCGGCACCTTGATGGGGCCGTGGCCCCTGACCACACCACACCCTTTGGGGTCTCCTATGCCCACCTGAAGGCTGAGGGCAAGGGTGAGCGGCGGCCTGGGGGCTTCGAGGCAGCCCTCAACCCCCGGCTAAAGGGTCTGGAGTATCTCAACAGTGCAGGCCCCGAGGCCCCCTTCCCCGGGCTCCCCAAAGGCAGTCTGGACAAAGGCGGCTACTTCGAGTTGCCCGCCCCCTCACAGGACTGTGCCCGGCCGGTTCATCAGGACCCGCTGGGTGGGAAGGTCACTCAGGCCTGCTGCACTTTAGACAAGACTGCCAGCAAGGAGGCGCCCGTGGGTCCCCCTGGGGCCCAGAAGGTGGCCCGGATCCGGCATCAGCAGCACTTGGTGGCCCCTGAGGTGGAGCCGGGGGCCAGTGGGGTCGAGGCCAAGCGCAAGTCTCTGGAGCTGGCATCTCTGGGCTATGGTGGGCCCCACCTGCCCCCGTGGAGCGTCCAGTCAAGCCAGGGCACTGCCATGGCCATCAGCGAGGAGCGCAAGGGCGGCGCCTACCTGGACCCGTTCGGCGGCGGCCTGCAGCAGGCAGCTCTTCTGTCCCAGGACCTGCCCACCCCGCCCGACGAGGTCTCGGCCATGAAGAGCCTCCTCAAGTACAGCAGCCATGCGCTGGTCGTGGGCCAGAAGGTGCCCTTTGTGGGCCTGGGTGGCCTCAAGGCCAGCTGCGCCCAGCAGGACGTGAAGTTCCCGGCCTCCaagggcccaggccaggcccccgGTGAGGTGGAGAGGCCCGACTGTGCCCGAAGCCGGGAACACGACGCCCCACACGGCGATGGAGAGGTGCGCCAGCCGCCCGTAGGCATCGCAGTGGCCTTGGCCCGGCAGAAGGACACGGTGAGCCGACCTGAGACGGCCTATGGTGCCAGCACCGGGCGGCAGGGCCGGGCAGCCCCCACCTTCAAAG CTGGTGGAGGGCCCCGCGCCACCCACACGCTGGACCTGGAGGCCGAGGAGGAAAGGGCGCGCCTGTGTGAGGACCGTCTGGGGCTCTCGGGCCGTGAGCTGCTGCTGCA GGACAACAAGGACCTCGTGGAATTCACCCGGATCCACCCGTCAGGCAGCTGCCCCGGAGATCTGGCCCCTCACCTCATGATCGGCAGCAGCTCCTCTCTGCAGAGCAGCCAGCTGGGCGGAgacccagccccccacccccaccctgcacaCCCCCCCTGGCTGCCCCGCACCCGTAGCCCCTCCTTGTGGATGGGGGGACATTCTTACG GCCTTGGGCACCCTGCCCTGCACCAGAACTTGCCCCCTGGCTTCCCTGCCTCTGTGCCCGGCTCCATGCCCTCCGTCTTCCCCCTCTCCCAGGATGCCCCTGCACAGCTAGTCATCCTACCCTCAGAGCCcacgccccaccccgccccccatgCACTTG CTGATGTCATGGACCAGGCCTCGCTGTGGCCCCCCATGTACGGGAGCCGGGGTCCCGCCTCCCACATGCAGCACCCAGGTCAGCTCCCCGTCTACTCGCGGTCCCAGTTCCTGCGGCAGCAGGAGCTCTAcgccctgcagcagcagcagcagcaacaacagcagcagcagcaacaacagcagcagcagcagcagcagcagcagcgggcTGCCCAGGCCCTGGAGCTGCAGCGGGCCGCCCAGTTCCAG CGGAAGCCCGAGGACCACCACCTGGAGCTGGAGGAGCCCGCCCAGGAGAAGGCCCTGAAGTCCACTCACAAGCCAGTTGCCTTAACCCCCTCGGCCAAGGGCGCCCCCTCACCCGCCACTGCAGGCCCCGCCAAGCTGCCACCCTGCTGCCACTCGCCCGCCCCGCAGCCCCCTGCCAGCTGCCCCACACCGCCGCCGCGTCCCAGCGCCCCGTGCACTTTATCCCTCTGCCCCACTGGCAGCCCCGGGCCTGGCTCCAAGCTGTCCAGCACCGAGGACAAGAGTGGGGAGGCCCGGCGGCCCGGAGCCGACCTCAGCGCGTTGGAACCAG ACCTGCCTCCCGGATGCACGTGCCCTGTGGCTGGCTCGGGCTGCTCTCTGCCCCCCAACGTGCACTCATCTGACCTCTCGGACCCCAAAACTATGCAAACCGCCACCCCTGGGGCCCAGCCTGAGCCAACGAGGACGTTCCCACCCAGGGAGCCACCCCCCCGCAGTCCCCCGAGCCTCGAGGAGCCTGGGCTGCCCTCAGGCGCCAGGGAGGCCACCCAGGACCTTGCCACCACCCCCTACCCTGCAGAGCAGGGACCCCCGGGGAAGGCAGCAGACCCCAGCCCACTGGAAGGGCTGCGGGAACTGCAATTCGGGCCCTTCCTCAGGGGAGGGGGCCCTGAGGCCAGGGGCCAGGCTAATTCTACTCAGGGAGGGGCCCGAGAGGAGAGGACCacggaggaggggagggaagaaagggagcaAGGGCCCTcgtcaggggccggcccccaggccctggagcaGCAGGCGGGGAGCCCGGGTGCCCTGGACAAGGCAAAGCCAGGCGAGCGGCAGGCCCCTGGGGAGGCAGAGCCGGCGGCCAAGGCCGAGGCCAAGTTCCAGGAGgatgagctggaggaggaggaggaggactggggATCGATTCCTGACAGCAGGCACCTGCCCAGGACACTGCTGGGCCTGGATGCCCTGGTGGCTGCCACCATCGACCTGGGGGATCTGCCCGCTGTTGGCCTGCTGGACCCTCAGCCCTGCACTGTCCCTGGGCCGCCCAGCACAGCCCCTCTGCCCCATAGCTCAGGAATTCACGGAATCGCCCTGCTCAGCGAGCTGGCTGACCTGGAGATCCAGCAGCGGAGGAGTGAGCCAGCCCTGCCAG AGGAGGAGGATGTCCTGGCTTTCAACCTGCAGCGCCTGGCCACGCTGGCCTCAGCCTGGTCCCTGGTGGAGGCCGCTGGCCTGGACAGCCCTGcctcctcagcccagcccctTGCTGCCGACCCCCGCAGGGCTCCCACGCTCACCCCCCGCATGCAGATCCTGCAGCGCAAGGACACCTGGACCCCCAAGACCAAGCCT GTATGCCCACTGAAGGCCGCCATCGACCGGCTAGACACGCAGGAGGTGGAGATGCGCATGCAGCTGGCAGAGCTGCAGCGGCGCTACAAGGAGAAGCAGCGGGAGCTGGCCCGCCTGCAGCGCAGGCATGACCACGA gagagaggagagctcGAGGAGCCCTGCCAGGCGAGGGCCGGGCCGGCCAAGGAAGCGCAAATACTCCAGCTTGCTGCCTGCCCTGCGAGCCAGCGGCCCACTCCCCAGGGGCGACGGCAAGAAGGTCAA AGCCATGCGGTCCAGCCTGAGCCTGCTGTGTGCTGAGCTGCGGGGCGGCAGCGATGAGCCCACGAAGAAGCGGAGCCGACTGGAAAAGGGCGTCCGTGTGAGCCTGCAGCCCGCCCCTGTG GAGAAGGTTCGGTGCAAGAAAAGCAGTAGTCAGGGCGAGCTGGTGTCCGCAGTGGCCCACAAGGTGGCCCAGCTGAAGCCGAAAGTCAAGAACAAGGGGCTGCCCACCACCCTCAGTCCCTTCCGGCGGAAAGAGGCTGCCCCAGGTGGGCGAATTCGGAAGAAGTTGTCTCGAGCCCAGAGCACTACAGTGTCTGGGGCAGCCCGGCACCCACAGCCCGACGGTGACGGCAGCAGGGAGACACCCAAGTTCCCTGCCCAGCCGGCAGAGGCCACGGCACTCGAGGCAGGCAA TGGCTATGACAGTGAGACCTGCGAGGGTCTCTTAGGGACAGAGGCACCCCCCAAGGAGCCTGGGCTGGCTCTGCATGctggggccagtgtggctgcGCTGGGGCCCTCGCCCTCCTCCGTGGTCAAGATGGAAGCCAACCAGAAagccaagaagaagaaagagcgaCAGGGCTTGCTGG GGGCCTGCCGCCTGTCCAGCCCAGAGAGCGAGGTCAAGATCAAGAGGCGGGCGGTGAAGGCCAAGGTGGGCACCAAGCTGGAGCGGGCCCCGGGGCGCAGGCCCCCAGGCGCGCCAGGCAAGAAGAAGGCCAAGGGTAAGGCCAAAGGTGGCCTGCGGGCAGAGCCGGGGTCCACCCCCAGCAGGGACGCCCTCTTCAGCCCCACCCGGGCCTTTACCTGCCGCGAGGAGGGCAGCAAGCTAGCCAGCGAGCGCCTCAAGAGAGCCACACGCAAGAGCACAATGCTGCAGCCAGGACTGCGG CGGAAGAACGGGGCCCTGTCCATCGCCCTGTCGCCCCGCAATGCCAAGGCCatcctggggaggggcaggaaggtggCCAAGGTGAAAAACAAGGCCAGCGGCAAGCAG GGCAAGGGCCGGGCGGTGAGCCGGCTACTGGAGAGCTTCGCAGTGGAGGACGACTTCGAGTTTGACGACAGCAGCAGCTTctcggaggaggaggaggaggacgaggaggggCCCAGTGGCCCCCTGAGCGCAGAGCAGAGCGCCGCCCTGG CACGTTCGTGCACCATCCACAAGGAGGACCTGCAGGACGGGCTGGCTGTGCTTATCCCCAAGGAAGACAGTCTGCTGTATGCGGGCAGCGTCAGGACCCTGCAGCCCCCGGACAT CTACAGCATCGTCATCGAGGGTGAGAGAGGCAACCGGCAAAGGATCTACTCACTGGAGCAGCTGCTGCAGGAGGCG GTTCTCGATGTCCGGCCGCAGTCCAGCCGGTACCTTCCCCCCGGTACGAGGGTCTGCGCCTACTGGAGCCAGAAGTCGCGTTGCCTGTACCCAGGCAACGTGGTCCGAG GCGCCTCCAGTGACGAGGAGGAGGACCTGGACTCAGTGGTGGTGGAGTTTGACGACGGGGACACCGGCCACATCGCCGTCTCCAACATCAGGCTGCTGCCTCCGGACTTCAAGATCCAGT GCACAGAGCCCTCGCCGGCCCTGCTGGTGTCCAGCAGCTGCCGGAGGACTAAGAAAACTTCCTGCGAGGCCCCCCCACCCAGCGAGGCCACCGCCCCCAACCTGTCACCCAAGGCACATGACAGCCCTGAGGCCTCGAAGACCCCCGGGAAGAAATCCATCAGCAAAGACAAAGCTG GCAAAGCAGAGCTGCTAACCTCAGGTGCCAAGCCCCCCTCAGGGGCCTCAGACCACTTCCTGGCCCGCCGGGGCAGCCCTCTGCTGAGCTGGTCGGCAGTGGCACAGACCAAGCGGAAGGCAGTGGCCGCAGCGACGGCGGGCGGCAAGGGGCCGGGCGTGCTGCAGAACCTCTTCCAGCTCAACGGCAGCGCCAAGAAGCTGCGGGCCCGCGAGGCGCTGTTCCCTGTGCACAGCGTGGCCACGCCCGTGTTCGGCAATGGTTTCCGTGCCGactccttcagcagcctggccAGCTCCTACGCGCCCTTCGTCGGCGCGGGCGGGCCGGGCCTGCCCGGGGGCGCCCACAAGCTGCTGCGGGCCAAGAAAGCCGAGCGGGCCGAGGCCGAGaagggcgggcggcggcgggcgggcggcgagTTCCTGGTCAAGCTGGACCACGAGGGCGTGACCTCCCCCAAGAATAAGAACTGCAAAGCACTGCTCGTGGGCGACAAGGACCTCGGGCCCAAGCTGGGGcggcccctgcccagcccaggctaCGCACACCCAGCCCTCGTGGGCAAGGACAGGAAGGGCCGGGCACCCGTCCACCCATTGCCCGTGGGGCTGGCGCTGCGCAAGTTCACGGGCCAGGCCGAGTACACGCTACCCTGCGACAGTGACTGCCACAGCTCCTACTCggacgaggaggaggacgagCCCGGGCTGGCCCCCGGTGTGCCCTCCCGCTTCCTCGCCCGCCTATccgtgtcctcctcctcctcgggctcgtccacctcctcctcctcgggcTCCCTGtccacctccagcctctgctcctcgGACGACGAGGGCTCCTCCTACAGCTCGGACGATGAGGACCCGGCCCTGCTGCTGCAGACCTGCCTCACCCACCCAGTGCCCGCCCTCCTGGCCCAGCCTGAGGCCCTGCGTGCCAAGGGCAGCGGCCCCCACGCGCATGCCCAGCGCTGCTTCCTGTCCCGGGCCGCGGTGGCCAGCGGGGGCGCGGGCCCCAGCGGCAGCAAATCCAAGCTCAAGCGCAAGGAGGCCATGAGCTTCTCCAAAGCCAAAGAGCTTTCCCGGAGGCAACGGCTGCCCTCCGTGGAGAACCGGCCAAAGATCTCAGCCTTCCTGCCCGCCCGGCAGCTCTGGAAGTGGTCGGGGAGCCCCACGCAG AGGCGGGGCATGAAGGGGAAAGCCAGGAAGCTGTTCTACAAGGCCATCGTCCGGGGCAAGGAGACGCTGCGCGTCGGGGACTGCGCCGTCTTCCTGTCGGCCGGGCGGCCCCACCTGCCCTACGTCGGCCGCATCGAGAGCATGTGGGAGTCGTGGGGCAGCAACATGGTCGTGAGGGTCAAGTGGTTCTACCACCCGGAGGAGACCAAGCTGGGGAAGCGGCAGAGCGACGGGAAG AACGCGCTGTACCAGTCCTGCCACGAGGACGAGAATGACGTGCAGACCATCTCCCACAAGTGCCAGGTCGTGGGGCGTGAGCAGTACGAGCAGATGACGCGGAGCCGCAAGTACCAGGACCGGCGGGACCTCTACTACCTGGCGGGCACCTACGACCCCACCACGGGGCGCCTGGTGACGGCCGACGGCGTGCCCATCTTGTGCTGA